A single Camelus bactrianus isolate YW-2024 breed Bactrian camel chromosome 1, ASM4877302v1, whole genome shotgun sequence DNA region contains:
- the LOC105066814 gene encoding LOW QUALITY PROTEIN: large ribosomal subunit protein mL50 (The sequence of the model RefSeq protein was modified relative to this genomic sequence to represent the inferred CDS: inserted 2 bases in 1 codon), with product MAVLRLSAVTRRGLTWIALGASRRESWSQFRKXKQPVVAETVEEVKKEPILVCPPLRSRAHIPPEDLQSRLESHVKEVLGSSVPCSWQDISLDDVHLKFRFLAHVADDLGHAVPNSRLHLMCRVRDVLDFYYVPVQDGSKFDELIASNLPPNLKITCGY from the exons ATGGCGGTGCTCAGGTTGTCTGCTGTTACCAGAAGAGGCCTCACGTGGATAGCCTTAGGGGCATCACGCAGAGAATCCTGGTCTCAATTCAGAAA GAAACAGCCAGTGGTCGCTGAGACAGTAGAAGAGGTGAAGAAAGAACCTATCCTGGTGTGTCCACCCTTACGAAGCCGAGCACACATACCACCTGAAGATCTCCAGAGTCGTTTGGAATCTCACGTTAAAGAAGTTCTTGGCTCATCTGTTCCCTGCAGTTGGCAGGACATCTCCCTGGACGATGTTCATCTGAAGTTCCGTTTCTTGGCACATGTGGCTGATGACTTGGGCCATGCAGTGCCTAACTCCAGGCTTCACCTGATGTGCAGGGTCAGAGATGTTCTTGATTTCTATTATGTTCCTGTTCAGGATGGATCTAAATTTGATGAACTTATTGCCAGTAATCTGCCTcccaatttaaaaatcacttgcGGTTACTGA